GTGGAAAGCTCCGTGCCTAGCGTGCTAAGTCTATGAAGTTCAAGGATGGTTCCATGATATCCTCAGGTTATCCTGTCAAGGAATATATTGATTCTGCCGTTAGACACGTCCTTCTTAGACATGTCAGTTAAAATGCAGTTCTAAGTGGCTTTTTTCTTCTATTATTATCCAACTAAGAGATTTGATGTTAAGATTTGTAACATGAAAGTTATCTGTTTGTTTTTTGTTCATGTTTTCCTTTAATAGGTTTCTACTTGAAGGGACCTGAAAGACATTGGTGTTCTGTTTGAAATATTTTCAGGATGTGCTGGGTATCAAAGTTAAAATCATGCTTGATTGGGATCCTAAGGGCGAGCAGGGCCCTATGACCCCATTGCCGGATCTTGTCACCATCCACCCTCCAAAGGATGAAGAAGagttcaaagaaaagaaagagtatgAAGCAGTTGTTCCCCCAACCAATATCGAGTTTCCGGTTCTGGTTTAGAGCCATAATGTTGATGCCCCCAACCAAGTTTATATTACCTTTTATGTTCAACACTAATATACATTAGCAGGACCATTACTGGATGCCCCTGTATGAATTAATGTCTTGCTGAGATCCTTTATTTAGGATTTGGGTTTGAATTAGATTGAGATGTTTTTAGTTTAGGTTGTTTTAAACTTGCGGATTCAGGTCAATTTGGGTTTGAGACGGTTTAAATTCGGATTTTTGACAATTATAATAAAACCATGTAGAATAATAGTTGATCGAATCGGTTTCATATCATAATTTAGTTTGAATCTAAGGAATGTGAATCCATGCCAGATGTAGTGCTAGAAACTTTCCACTCTAAATCAAAGCAAAACTTGTCAAAAGTTAAAACGCATTCATTCATCCTACTCAATACTTGAAGCGAAACAAAAACCCTACATAGCATTGGTCTTAACTCTTCCATTCCATAGATGTATACTTCTAGCTACCAACTGCATTTCAGCTCACCCATGTTAAGAGGGCAATTAAATGGGCAAGCCTACCTATCCTATAGAAGATTCTTGAGCAACAAGCAAAACTGATTAGTTGATTGCATACGTTGCGCTGGGCCTGTCTTGATTGACTTGGTTGAAATTCACATGTTGGGGGAGTAGATTGTATCTTATACCCAGCTCCTCGAAAATTCTCTTCAACTCGAGAACCAGCTCGGTTCTACGCTTGTTCTTTTCTCTGAAGTCCTGAAAGTTCATTGTGTGTGTGCAAAAGAGAGCCATCTTTAATTTATTAACATTCTCGATCTCCTTCACCACCACTAGGTGGCCAGGATGCCATAGGGTATTGGCCTCCAAATGCCTGGTAAGACACAAAGAACATAAATTCTATAGCCAAAGTCGACTCGTAATGTACGAAATATGTTCTATAAACATGCTACAAATCCGATCTTacttctttatttcttctttcagCCTGCCTATTGTCTTTGCAGGGGTCATAAAATCAATGGAGAACTCTATAGTATCACCCATATCTGGACTTCGGTAGTAGTTGCTGATTGGCTTTGTAGCCAAAACTGAATTCGGGTAGTACACCTTTTCATTATCAAGCTTCAAGAAGACGGTCgttaaaatattcatttcctcAACCAGCAACTGTCAGTTACCAAGTGATAAGCACATTTAGTAATATTTACCAgacatgcatgtatatatatatatacaggaaCAAGCCCTTCAAACAATTACCTGAACACCATCAACTACACAATGATCACCTACATCAAACGGATGCATCACGAATACGAATATAATAGCTTCAAAAATAGTCTTGCAGGTGTTTCCAAACATAAAGGCTGCAACTACAAGCTGTGAAGAAAGGAGCAAAAGCACTTTTGTGGTTGCAATTTCCATCAAAAGTAACCATATGACAACGGTAACGATAATCAAGACAACGGTTACAAGTTTGTTCAATTGCTTTACGGCTGTTTTGGTGTCGCTCAAAGCATGTGCTAGCGTTTTCCGGTCCTGGTAAACTTTTATCTGTATGAAATAACAAAAGCAAGCATGTTGACCAAGAATCCTACAACAGATATTATGTTTGCATCAAATTCACATAtgcgtgtgtgtgtgtatgtatatatgtgtttatatagtTTCATATAAGTGCTCTTACCACCCAGTTAGTGAAACTTTTTCTGTCAATTTTTCCAGTGCTTGATCCTTCAAACAATGGAAACACGAGTTCCACCTCCTCCTTGATCATGAACCTTAAGAGATCGTCTTCATCAATGTAACTGACCATAAAGAGCATATCATAAGggaaaaggaaaaaacaaaaattactaGAAGCCTAAAGAAAAGCCTGATATTCTCACCGGCGATTTTGATTACTCTCATGACAGACCACGTTCGAGAAAATTTGATGAGCAACATACTGTGCCTCCTCCTCATTAGTGATCTCTTTATCTGCTTGTTCACCACCTTCTTTGTAAACACTTTCGTCTAACGTATTGGAGATCGTTGAAAGCCCTGAATTCGTGATAGCATCTACCAACACCTTCATGTGCCAAGATGAAACCTTTTCTCGTTTCAATTGATGGACTTTTCCCATGTCGATCACATTTTTTGCTTTTGCTTCTTTACCTTTCTTGTTTTTGCTAACAGTCAAACAAGTAGGTGATCTTTGAAACCCATCGATCTCCATAAACGGAGGTCCAGAAAGGGTCTTAAGTATGTAATGATGGAACACTGATTCTTGTATTCTGTCAAAGAACTTGTTCATATGGAAATTGGAAGCTAATAGCTTTAACAACAAAGTCTTCAACAACCACAAAAATGATCCGATAAGAACACTAACTAATGTCCATGTTATTTTATCGAGGATTTTTGTGGCAGTCTTCGATCTCTCAATGCCGAGAAACAATAGAGTCCAAGTAAGAAGAACTAAACTCAACCAAATAAACACTTGAACACTCTTCTTCAAACCATGAACAAAATACAACACTTTCTTCCTTAACAAAAAGTTGATCTCAATCAAGAAAACAACCAAATGCATGAACCAATTAGTAACCAACATACCACAAAATATAACCATAACAAGCACACACCATTTCCAAATATGCAAACCCCAAATTTGTGTCTTCTGCAGTTTATCTAAAGCTAAACTAGCTATTAAGCATCCCAGTAGGATCAGAAACACAACTACCTCAAACACAACCTTGGGTTTCACTCCTTTAAGCTTCTCTTTATGTAGTTTAACTTTCTTAATGGTCTCTTCATATTCTTTTTCTCCATTAGAGGTCATTGAAAATGTTTTTGACACACTAGAATCTGTCCTAATATTAGGGGAGGCCTTATTGAAGGAATGTCTATATGGTGAACCAAGTTGTTCTTGAGTAGCTAAGTTAGTCTCTTCCATTTGATCAGATTCAATGAGATAAGATTGTTCCCCAAATCttgatttgggttttgtaaatGATCTTCTTCGAGTAAGATGAGACGCATTACCTGCATTTGGGACTTTTGGTGGTTTATTTGCAGTGTGTTTAGGGGTTAATACCTCTGATTCTTTAGACACTTTGGGAGTTTCTTCGTTGGAAACATTAATCAACACTTCTTCTTTCTTATCTGCCATGTAATTAGCTTTTCATTAAACACCTGGTAGGAGATTTAAACAGAGGATCAGATTTATATTTAAGAGCAGAAATGGAAACTTATAGAGAGAGAATCAAAAGATCTGAAGACCCATTGACCTTTTGGCTTTTAGTCCATTACCTGAAAAGTtttcaaggaaaaaaaagaagaagaagaagaaagtctCCGCAGGATACCCAGAAATAGTAAAAAACAAGAAGCTCCGCTACACAACTTAAAGCAATGACAAGATACCAAAAGACATTGTAAGAAACACCCAAGggtaaaacaaaaaagaagaacaCTCTGAAAGTAAGATTCAGATTAAAATGTTCTGACTATGGAGTAAGCTTTTGTCGTGGGTAGATGGAGGAGTACTATTTAATTAATGAAAGGAAGATGAGTTTGCCTGTAGCTAGCTGACAAGAAAGACAGAAAGACCGTTGTTTTTCTTCCTTCAGGCTgcctttttttagttttataaaaCTTACAATTTCTATTCTCTGAACCCCTCCTATTTTTTTTTTCCAAGTCGGGGGAtaaattttttgtgaaaaaatCGAGCATGGATATCTTGAGCAACACTTTTCGAAGAGGTGAATATTCTCATCATCATTTTTTGTGTAAAAAATGTTAGGTTAGTTTTCTATTTTTgcatattattaataaaaatataattaataagatTAGTGATTTTCGCTTGaatcaagattaaaattttaaattttaaaaaatattataattaataatgatCTAATTAGAGAATGtagactaaatctataactttacaCATAGTATaagactaatagtagaatttaaccaaataaatttaacttaCAAAATACAAGGGTTAATAGCAAATTTTGACCATTTTTAAAGCAAACTCTACCCATTTTTATATTAGATACATTAATTTTCAACTTTATATATACATTAATATATTAATACTAACTTAAAATATTGATCTTAGTAAACAGAAAGAGCACACTTTTCAAGCATACATAGAAAATTTAAATGTTGAAGTTTCCTAAGGTTCGATTTGGGACggtgattatttttaaatttaaaaaattcgagGACTtccaagaaattttttttaatacgaGGAGAGATAAAAAGATATTCAAAGATAAAAACTGAAATCTCAagtgaattaaaattttatattaatagaaGTTAAAATTtctgttaaaattaaaataattgatcGAATTGATATAATTCAGTTAATCAGTTGATTAATTGATCTAGTTCAGTCGggttgaaaattttttgaaatttcgatCAACggttaattcgatttgaaattgagtaattaattaaaaataatattatatattatatattatatgtattaggttattattaattcggttaatttggtcaaataaacattattaattatttattttatatattttgtacttgttttaacaaaaaataaaataacatataaatttcggttaatccAGTTAACCgaccaaattatttgaaatatttcaacTCTGttattttttcttgaattttttttatttgattaacgGTTAAAGGATTAAAAAATTCGGTTAATATTAGTTCGGATCGGTTAACTATTTGAACACCCCTAATTATACTATACTATTGATTTGATTGGTTTATGCTCTTAAGGTTAAGATATGTTTCAAGTTTTTATATTCTTAATAGATttgtaatttaatctttttttttaggaattaaatctttctatttttcaaatttaaaaattaggtacaattattattatcattaaaattcTTTTGCTAAAATTATTTATGTCATTTTAGAATAAACAAATACCGACATGATAGCGTCATGTAACAagaaaaagaatttaattaactaagattttttaaaaatattaatgattggatttgtattgttaaattaaaaaaatagagaaattaaatttcttaaaactAAAATAGGGAggctaaatttcaaatatatgaagAATACATGTACTTAGAGGATAATTAAACCtttgatttaatttattaaacaattataattctttttgtacaTAGAGATGGAACCTTCTATTTATTTAATCTTCCGTTTATAGTTTAAAAAggaatttaaaattaaaaccactatttttgacttttgaattttgagttaaatatttaaaaaaaaaatcaattttgagCTTTAAGATTTAAatctgttattttattattttgacagTACAGGTGGAAGCGAAGCAACGAGACAAAATGGAAGTGGTGTGTTTCTTTCACTCCCCTATCCTGGTTTTAGATTCCATTCCACCTGATGAAGAAGCTTCCTTCAGCCTGCCATCTCTCCATTGCTTCAAACTTCCCAACCTTATTCTTCCTTTTCCCATACATCtagtccttttttttttctcgaaATTAAAGTGTTTATCATCTGACTAATCTCTTTTATCGTGAGTATTCTCCAAAAAGATCAATGGCTGACAATAATATATACTTCATTTTTTTATGGGAGGGGATCAAGTCATATTACATCCTTAAATGaagtactaattttttttattcacacTATACgaatttgagataaaaaaaaatttgaagttaaatttttttagaagatcatatttaaattgtataaaaattttaaattattttattgaattacaatttcgaaattaaaattaaaattttataattttgaaaaggAAAGTGTGCTTTTGATGTTACAAAGTAGgaataaaagaaggaaaaaaactcCCACAACAAAGAAATCAGAATTGCGGCCAAGCCCAAGAGAGACATAAATTTTGGGTATATGAGAAACTTCTATTCATCAATGCCCATTTCTTTTGTGCACTCTGTATAACCCACTTactatttcataattaaaataaaataaaaaatcatttattcaaagTTCTAAACTTGATTTAAATCAATAAATATGTTATA
The Gossypium hirsutum isolate 1008001.06 chromosome A07, Gossypium_hirsutum_v2.1, whole genome shotgun sequence genome window above contains:
- the LOC107929960 gene encoding mechanosensitive ion channel protein 10 encodes the protein MADKKEEVLINVSNEETPKVSKESEVLTPKHTANKPPKVPNAGNASHLTRRRSFTKPKSRFGEQSYLIESDQMEETNLATQEQLGSPYRHSFNKASPNIRTDSSVSKTFSMTSNGEKEYEETIKKVKLHKEKLKGVKPKVVFEVVVFLILLGCLIASLALDKLQKTQIWGLHIWKWCVLVMVIFCGMLVTNWFMHLVVFLIEINFLLRKKVLYFVHGLKKSVQVFIWLSLVLLTWTLLFLGIERSKTATKILDKITWTLVSVLIGSFLWLLKTLLLKLLASNFHMNKFFDRIQESVFHHYILKTLSGPPFMEIDGFQRSPTCLTVSKNKKGKEAKAKNVIDMGKVHQLKREKVSSWHMKVLVDAITNSGLSTISNTLDESVYKEGGEQADKEITNEEEAQYVAHQIFSNVVCHESNQNRRYIDEDDLLRFMIKEEVELVFPLFEGSSTGKIDRKSFTNWVIKVYQDRKTLAHALSDTKTAVKQLNKLVTVVLIIVTVVIWLLLMEIATTKVLLLLSSQLVVAAFMFGNTCKTIFEAIIFVFVMHPFDVGDHCVVDGVQLLVEEMNILTTVFLKLDNEKVYYPNSVLATKPISNYYRSPDMGDTIEFSIDFMTPAKTIGRLKEEIKKHLEANTLWHPGHLVVVKEIENVNKLKMALFCTHTMNFQDFREKNKRRTELVLELKRIFEELGIRYNLLPQHVNFNQVNQDRPSATYAIN